The Haladaptatus cibarius D43 genome window below encodes:
- a CDS encoding Mut7-C RNAse domain-containing protein produces the protein MGSPSSASSSTRPTLFLDVMLGKLATYLRMCGYDTAYALDRGVEDDDEILELAQKEGKTLITRDERLSERTENGILLTSLDVTEQLRELDTRGFDLSLSEPSRCSSCNGELVRNDGESPEHAPDGTQIWRCADCGKRFWKGSHWESVERTLADL, from the coding sequence ATGGGTTCACCCTCGTCGGCCTCGTCTTCGACTCGCCCGACGCTCTTTCTCGACGTGATGCTCGGAAAGCTTGCGACCTATCTGCGGATGTGTGGCTACGATACGGCCTACGCGCTCGATAGGGGTGTCGAGGACGACGACGAGATTCTGGAACTGGCGCAGAAAGAGGGAAAAACGCTCATCACCCGAGACGAACGGCTTTCGGAGCGCACCGAAAACGGGATTTTGCTCACCTCGTTGGACGTGACCGAACAATTGCGAGAACTGGACACGCGAGGATTCGACCTGTCGCTTTCCGAGCCTTCGCGGTGTTCTTCGTGTAATGGGGAATTGGTTCGGAACGACGGCGAGTCTCCTGAACACGCACCCGATGGAACACAAATTTGGCGGTGTGCGGACTGTGGAAAGCGATTCTGGAAAGGAAGCCACTGGGAGTCGGTGGAACGGACGCTTGCCGACCTGTAA
- a CDS encoding helix-hairpin-helix domain-containing protein → MSRNAEIADLFEEYADLLDAQDVQYKPQSYRRAADNIRDYPEAIEELAEDGPDAIGQIPQVGDSIAGKVIEYFETGEIEELEEERAKLPVQMAELTRVEGVGPKTVGTLYEELGVQTLDDLEAAARAKEIREIKGFGPKTEENIVDGIEFARTIRGRELLGNARPVGEQVRTFVSDIPSVGRCELGGSIRRWCETIGDVDVLAESEDKQAVVDAFADWERATEVIEAGTDKAAIRVSDTRIDLRVVVPEEFGSALQYFTGSKNHNITLRNHAIERELKVNEYGVFDISAVDDPDAGQRVGEKVAGETEASMYDALGLPLIAPEMREDNGEIDAALAGELPDLIEEDDVSGDLHLHTEWSDGNNTIAEMVESAAEFGHDYISISDHATGPGMVGGVGLDDDELREQIDEIRAVADDAEIEVFAGVEANIEGDGGISVADDVLAELDIVVASPHSGLDGDATERLIRAIEHPSVDILGHPSGRLINQRPGLDFDVREVARAAVENNVALEINSNPSRLDLWGGAVQVAVEEGATIAIDTDAHSPTEYGNVRYGVHTARRGWAEAGDVLNTWDAEAVRDFIH, encoded by the coding sequence ATGAGTCGAAACGCAGAAATTGCCGATTTGTTCGAGGAGTACGCAGACTTGCTCGACGCACAGGACGTACAGTACAAACCACAGTCGTATCGCAGGGCCGCAGACAACATCCGCGACTATCCGGAAGCAATCGAAGAATTGGCAGAGGACGGCCCGGACGCCATCGGACAGATACCGCAGGTCGGCGACTCCATCGCCGGAAAGGTCATCGAATATTTCGAGACAGGCGAAATCGAGGAATTGGAGGAAGAGCGCGCAAAACTCCCGGTTCAGATGGCCGAACTGACGCGCGTGGAGGGTGTCGGGCCGAAAACGGTCGGAACCCTCTACGAGGAACTCGGGGTGCAAACGCTGGACGATTTGGAGGCGGCCGCTCGCGCCAAAGAAATCCGGGAAATCAAGGGCTTCGGGCCGAAAACGGAGGAGAACATCGTAGACGGCATCGAGTTCGCCCGCACGATTCGAGGGCGGGAACTGCTCGGAAACGCGCGACCCGTCGGTGAGCAGGTGCGAACGTTCGTCTCCGATATTCCGTCGGTCGGCCGCTGTGAACTCGGCGGTTCCATCCGTCGTTGGTGTGAAACTATCGGCGACGTGGACGTGCTGGCCGAAAGCGAGGACAAACAGGCCGTCGTGGACGCCTTCGCCGATTGGGAGCGTGCGACGGAGGTCATCGAGGCGGGAACCGACAAAGCCGCGATTCGCGTCTCGGACACGCGAATCGACCTTCGCGTCGTGGTTCCCGAGGAGTTCGGCAGTGCGCTTCAGTACTTTACGGGAAGCAAGAACCACAACATCACCCTGCGGAACCACGCCATCGAGCGCGAATTGAAGGTGAACGAGTACGGCGTGTTCGACATTTCGGCTGTAGACGACCCGGATGCAGGCCAGCGAGTCGGCGAGAAAGTCGCGGGAGAGACGGAAGCAAGCATGTACGACGCGCTCGGCCTCCCACTAATCGCGCCCGAAATGCGCGAGGACAACGGCGAAATCGACGCCGCACTCGCCGGGGAACTCCCCGACCTCATCGAGGAAGACGACGTCAGCGGCGACCTGCACTTGCACACCGAATGGTCGGACGGAAACAACACCATCGCGGAGATGGTCGAAAGTGCCGCCGAGTTCGGCCACGACTACATCTCCATCTCCGACCACGCGACGGGGCCGGGAATGGTCGGCGGCGTCGGATTGGACGACGACGAACTCCGCGAACAGATAGACGAAATCCGGGCAGTTGCAGACGACGCCGAAATCGAGGTGTTCGCGGGCGTCGAAGCCAACATCGAAGGAGACGGCGGAATCAGCGTCGCGGACGACGTGCTGGCCGAATTGGACATCGTCGTCGCCTCTCCGCACAGCGGTCTGGACGGAGACGCCACGGAGCGCCTGATTCGCGCCATCGAACATCCCAGCGTGGATATACTCGGCCATCCGAGTGGCCGACTCATCAACCAGCGACCCGGCCTCGATTTCGACGTGCGCGAGGTGGCAAGGGCCGCAGTTGAAAACAATGTTGCGCTCGAAATCAACAGCAATCCCAGCAGACTCGATTTGTGGGGCGGCGCGGTACAGGTCGCAGTCGAAGAGGGCGCGACAATCGCAATCGACACCGACGCACACAGTCCCACCGAATACGGAAACGTTCGGTACGGCGTTCACACCGCCCGACGAGGATGGGCCGAAGCAGGAGACGTGCTGAACACGTGGGATGCGGAGGCAGTCCGCGACTTCATCCACTGA
- a CDS encoding DUF5788 family protein, translating into MKEYERKGLLERVEREGATVGASIPEEITVQGQDIDLREFVFEIKRRDTVPRGEHDRVEQAKTNLRRERLQRKQRLEEGDISHEEGERLVESIIGIDRALNALESLGGTNLEAEEKAKEAADQKRWMSFLQKALGKKDASKRSRL; encoded by the coding sequence GTGAAAGAGTACGAGCGCAAAGGGCTACTGGAGCGCGTCGAGCGCGAGGGTGCCACCGTCGGGGCATCCATTCCGGAGGAAATCACGGTGCAGGGACAGGACATCGACCTGCGCGAATTCGTCTTCGAAATCAAGCGCCGGGATACAGTTCCGCGCGGGGAGCACGACCGGGTCGAACAGGCGAAGACGAACCTTCGACGGGAGCGTCTTCAGCGAAAACAACGACTCGAAGAGGGCGACATTTCCCACGAAGAGGGCGAGCGACTGGTCGAAAGCATCATCGGAATCGACCGTGCACTGAACGCGCTGGAAAGCCTCGGGGGAACGAACCTCGAAGCCGAAGAGAAAGCGAAGGAGGCGGCCGACCAGAAACGGTGGATGTCGTTCCTCCAGAAAGCATTGGGGAAAAAAGACGCCAGTAAACGGTCACGATTATGA
- a CDS encoding class I SAM-dependent methyltransferase has product MKKPGEVFEDSRVYDPGIEAIVPRYDELHDAILNAPVQGRGEDIHVLELGAGTGELTAKLLTRFPESTVLAVDHSERMLAEAERKLETFGDRVQIEQGTFPDDHPSGESKFDLVISSLAVHHLTSDEKQALFSNIHEALVPGGWFFNGDVVRFDADHLETLSDAMIKNWVRSKGWEEEEFMNRWQASDDYDDPDTLTDQLVWLREAGFDSVTSIWQYYNFAVYGGRKSE; this is encoded by the coding sequence ATGAAGAAACCCGGAGAGGTGTTTGAGGATTCTCGCGTTTACGACCCCGGTATCGAAGCCATCGTTCCACGGTACGACGAACTTCACGACGCGATTTTGAACGCACCGGTGCAGGGACGTGGCGAGGACATCCACGTTCTCGAACTCGGCGCTGGCACTGGCGAACTCACCGCGAAACTGCTCACTCGATTTCCCGAAAGCACCGTCCTCGCGGTTGACCACAGCGAACGAATGCTCGCCGAGGCGGAGCGCAAACTGGAAACGTTCGGCGACCGCGTCCAAATCGAACAGGGGACGTTTCCGGACGACCACCCCAGTGGCGAATCGAAGTTCGACCTCGTCATCTCCTCGCTCGCGGTTCACCACCTCACGTCAGACGAAAAACAAGCCCTGTTCAGCAACATTCACGAGGCGCTCGTTCCGGGCGGTTGGTTCTTCAACGGCGACGTCGTTCGGTTCGACGCAGACCACCTCGAAACGCTTTCCGACGCGATGATCAAAAACTGGGTTCGCTCGAAAGGGTGGGAAGAAGAGGAGTTCATGAACCGCTGGCAGGCCAGCGACGACTACGACGACCCCGACACGCTAACTGACCAGCTCGTCTGGCTCCGCGAGGCGGGATTCGACTCGGTCACCTCCATCTGGCAGTACTACAACTTCGCGGTCTACGGCGGACGAAAATCGGAATGA
- a CDS encoding rhomboid family intramembrane serine protease translates to MAQCDECGQHENMPYKCRMCGNTFCGDHRLPENHSCPGLNEWNDPKGVFDSGFDDSVNQQGRNSSFGINTGTGGPLAYFRGNMTFVFLGLMWLTFIFQYGIAPLLLGISTNSLEWFNLFTLNTANPFYVWTWVTSVFAHGGFGHIAINSIVLYFFGPLVERRIGSKKFTVMFLVTGALAGLAQVWATILTDPGAFVPVLGASGAIAAIMGVMTVLNPNLRIYIYFILPMPLWIATLLFAIYSAFVSVSGGIGAGGVAQLAHLTGLGLGLLYGAKLKRDGERAPQELQFGGGGGRGGMGGRRF, encoded by the coding sequence ATGGCGCAATGCGACGAGTGTGGGCAACACGAGAACATGCCGTACAAATGCCGGATGTGCGGCAACACGTTCTGTGGCGACCACCGCCTTCCGGAAAATCATTCCTGTCCGGGGCTGAACGAGTGGAACGACCCGAAAGGCGTCTTCGATAGCGGCTTTGACGACAGCGTGAACCAGCAGGGGCGGAACAGTAGTTTCGGCATCAACACCGGTACAGGCGGGCCGCTGGCCTACTTCCGTGGAAACATGACGTTCGTCTTCCTCGGCCTGATGTGGTTGACGTTTATTTTCCAATACGGTATTGCTCCGCTCCTATTAGGGATTTCAACGAACTCGCTCGAATGGTTCAATCTCTTCACGCTGAACACCGCGAACCCGTTTTACGTCTGGACGTGGGTCACCTCCGTCTTCGCGCACGGTGGCTTCGGCCACATTGCGATTAACAGCATCGTGCTGTACTTTTTCGGCCCTCTCGTGGAGCGACGAATCGGGAGCAAGAAGTTCACCGTCATGTTCCTCGTGACTGGTGCACTCGCGGGACTCGCGCAGGTCTGGGCGACCATTCTCACCGACCCTGGAGCTTTCGTCCCCGTTCTCGGGGCAAGCGGTGCGATTGCGGCCATCATGGGTGTGATGACGGTTCTGAATCCAAATCTCCGCATTTACATCTACTTCATCCTCCCGATGCCGCTGTGGATTGCGACCCTGCTGTTCGCCATCTACTCGGCGTTCGTCAGCGTTTCCGGTGGGATTGGCGCGGGCGGCGTCGCACAACTGGCCCACCTGACAGGACTCGGACTAGGTCTGCTCTACGGCGCGAAACTGAAACGAGACGGCGAACGCGCACCGCAGGAACTCCAGTTCGGTGGCGGCGGCGGACGCGGCGGCATGGGCGGTAGACGGTTCTAA
- a CDS encoding endonuclease V, translated as MRVVHPEFAPDASLSREEMETLQHEVAETAIFRDKFDFDPERVRAGSSDDAQRELPTKADTDDEPIVVGVDQAFVGEKAVSAIVAARDGEVIERTHAVVETEVPYIPGLLSFREGTAILRAFEELSVEPDLAIVDGSGRIHYREAGIATHIGVMLDLPAIGVAKNLLCGKLRDPIQGHLSAGERVPVLANERVSAPDGTVIGYALQSRQYDNPEKRHVNPLYVSPGHRVSAETTADLVWQLCAGYKLPEPTRRADAYADEVKETVGS; from the coding sequence ATGCGCGTCGTCCACCCCGAATTTGCACCCGACGCGTCGCTGTCGCGCGAGGAGATGGAAACGCTTCAACACGAGGTGGCGGAGACGGCGATTTTCCGAGACAAGTTCGATTTCGACCCGGAGCGCGTTCGCGCTGGGTCGTCCGACGACGCCCAGCGCGAACTGCCGACGAAAGCGGACACGGACGACGAACCAATCGTCGTCGGCGTAGACCAAGCCTTCGTGGGCGAGAAGGCGGTCAGCGCTATCGTCGCGGCGCGCGATGGCGAGGTCATCGAACGAACCCACGCAGTGGTTGAAACCGAGGTTCCGTACATTCCCGGCCTGCTGTCGTTCCGCGAGGGAACCGCAATTTTACGGGCCTTCGAAGAACTGTCGGTCGAACCCGACCTCGCAATCGTGGACGGAAGCGGACGAATCCACTATCGGGAGGCCGGAATCGCAACCCACATCGGCGTTATGCTCGACTTGCCCGCGATTGGGGTGGCGAAAAACCTGCTCTGCGGGAAACTGCGCGACCCAATACAGGGTCACCTGTCGGCAGGCGAGCGCGTTCCCGTACTCGCAAACGAGCGCGTCAGCGCGCCTGACGGGACAGTCATCGGCTACGCGCTCCAATCGCGCCAGTACGACAATCCCGAGAAGCGCCACGTCAACCCGCTGTACGTCAGTCCGGGCCATCGCGTGAGCGCAGAAACGACCGCAGACCTCGTCTGGCAACTCTGTGCTGGCTACAAACTTCCCGAACCCACGCGGCGCGCGGACGCCTACGCCGACGAGGTGAAGGAAACCGTTGGTTCTTAG
- a CDS encoding SDR family oxidoreductase encodes MTETVLITGCSSGIGRETALSFLADGWEVYATARNPADIETLGDKGCNIATLDVTKDDDIERVVSEIVDDHGHIDCLVNNAGYAQPGPVEDVPIEQVQAQFDVNVYGPLRLVREALPHMRERGKGTIINVSSSVGRISVPGMGIYSGSKFALEGISDALRSEVDDYDVDVVLVEPGPVDTQFYDRANGEIEGVERSGAYERFYEMYGDRQAIDGGMPGAVHPKEVADTILDSANVQHPNARYPVGTVAELTDYARILPAEWLDKVYGTVASLTSSNWAKKLLG; translated from the coding sequence ATGACTGAAACTGTGTTGATTACGGGTTGCTCGTCGGGAATCGGTCGGGAAACCGCGCTCTCCTTCCTTGCGGACGGTTGGGAAGTGTACGCGACTGCGCGAAATCCCGCGGACATCGAAACGCTCGGCGACAAGGGCTGCAACATTGCTACGTTGGACGTAACCAAGGACGACGACATAGAGCGCGTCGTGTCCGAAATCGTGGACGACCACGGCCACATCGACTGCCTCGTGAACAACGCAGGCTACGCTCAACCCGGCCCCGTGGAGGACGTGCCGATAGAGCAGGTTCAAGCGCAGTTCGACGTCAACGTCTACGGCCCGCTTCGCCTCGTCCGGGAAGCACTTCCGCACATGCGCGAACGCGGCAAAGGAACCATCATCAACGTCTCCAGCTCGGTCGGTCGCATCTCGGTGCCCGGCATGGGAATCTACAGCGGGTCGAAGTTCGCGCTGGAAGGGATTTCGGACGCGCTTCGCTCGGAAGTAGACGACTACGACGTGGACGTTGTCTTGGTCGAACCCGGCCCGGTCGATACGCAGTTCTACGACCGCGCGAACGGCGAAATCGAAGGCGTCGAGCGCTCCGGAGCCTACGAGCGATTTTACGAAATGTACGGCGACCGGCAGGCTATCGACGGCGGCATGCCCGGCGCAGTTCACCCGAAGGAAGTCGCCGACACGATTCTCGATTCGGCGAACGTCCAGCATCCGAACGCTCGGTATCCGGTCGGCACCGTCGCGGAACTCACCGACTACGCCCGAATCCTTCCCGCCGAATGGCTGGACAAAGTGTACGGCACGGTTGCGAGCCTTACGTCCAGCAATTGGGCGAAAAAATTACTCGGCTGA
- a CDS encoding ArsA family ATPase produces MAEIDVEAVERIDEGDVPTGIDAPEYVLYGGKGGVGKTTCAAATGLASARDGTRTLVVSTDPAHSLSDTFECEIPAEATKIREEIPLYAAEIDPDAALENQAGMLGTDSPLGGMLGDEEDGPMASLLGGAMPGADEAAAMQKLIEFLDDDRFDRVVVDTAPTGHTLRLLELPEIMDTMVGRIVSLRQRFQGMMDGMKGMFGGDADPKEGMDDLDAMKAQIERLRTTLRDPSKTDFRVVMIPEEMSVFESKRLLTQLDDFDIPVGTVVVNRVMENLADVTDAVDSSQFVTPNLDSCEFCQQRWDVQQGALREAQEVFRGHDIKRIPLFADEVRGEEMLRVVAACLE; encoded by the coding sequence ATGGCCGAAATCGACGTGGAGGCCGTCGAACGAATCGACGAAGGGGACGTTCCGACGGGTATCGACGCGCCGGAGTACGTACTGTACGGCGGAAAAGGAGGCGTCGGGAAAACGACTTGTGCCGCCGCGACGGGGCTTGCGAGCGCCCGCGACGGCACCCGGACGCTGGTCGTTTCGACCGACCCGGCGCACTCGCTGTCGGATACGTTCGAATGCGAGATTCCGGCGGAGGCGACGAAAATCCGCGAGGAGATTCCGCTGTACGCCGCGGAAATCGACCCGGATGCGGCGCTGGAAAACCAAGCTGGAATGCTCGGAACCGACAGCCCGCTGGGCGGAATGCTCGGCGACGAGGAGGACGGGCCGATGGCGTCCCTCCTCGGCGGAGCGATGCCTGGGGCCGACGAGGCCGCCGCAATGCAGAAACTCATCGAATTTTTAGACGACGACCGGTTCGACCGCGTCGTGGTGGACACCGCCCCGACCGGGCACACGCTTCGACTGCTCGAACTGCCCGAAATCATGGATACGATGGTGGGCCGAATCGTCTCACTCCGCCAGCGATTCCAAGGTATGATGGACGGAATGAAGGGAATGTTCGGCGGCGACGCCGACCCAAAGGAAGGAATGGACGATTTGGACGCGATGAAAGCGCAAATCGAGCGCCTTCGAACAACGCTCCGCGACCCGTCGAAGACGGACTTCCGCGTCGTCATGATTCCCGAGGAGATGAGCGTCTTCGAATCCAAACGCCTACTCACGCAGTTGGACGACTTCGACATTCCCGTCGGAACCGTGGTCGTCAACCGCGTGATGGAGAATCTGGCCGACGTGACGGATGCGGTGGATTCCAGTCAGTTCGTCACGCCGAACCTCGACAGTTGCGAGTTCTGCCAGCAGCGATGGGACGTTCAACAGGGCGCTCTCCGGGAAGCACAAGAGGTGTTCCGCGGCCACGACATCAAACGGATTCCGCTGTTCGCCGACGAGGTTCGGGGAGAAGAGATGTTGCGCGTCGTCGCGGCCTGTCTGGAGTAG
- a CDS encoding pyridoxal phosphate-dependent aminotransferase produces the protein MDYDTPLFFHVMSYAMEAEHDVIDMVSGNPDWGSPPGISDGLHEYADLGGADFQYPPSEGLRELREEIAARRDVDQSQVIVTCGGGEANYLAMARAMERESGDEFILTDPVYPYYPGKTKMLDATARFVATDEDGTLSPDAVREQASEDTAGIVVNSPNNPTGAVYDEETMRELVSIAEEYDALLISDEVYDHFDFSGTFTSALSFDSDHRIVTNSFSKTLAITGFRVGYAIFPPELVDVAKTRHMLTNVATSRPAQYAVLHALRETTPEYHEENRQLLKSRVETFTSALDAAGADYSQPDGAFYVMARFPDFPGTLSNVEKLIDEAGVAGMPGEAFGSSRDDWVRFALVTPEVEAAAERLADYFG, from the coding sequence ATGGACTACGATACCCCGTTGTTCTTTCATGTGATGTCCTACGCGATGGAGGCAGAACACGACGTTATCGACATGGTCAGCGGCAATCCCGACTGGGGGTCGCCACCCGGAATTTCCGACGGACTGCACGAGTACGCCGACCTCGGTGGTGCTGATTTCCAGTACCCGCCGAGCGAAGGTCTGCGTGAATTGCGCGAAGAAATCGCCGCCCGGCGCGACGTTGACCAGTCGCAGGTCATCGTCACCTGCGGCGGCGGCGAGGCGAACTATCTGGCGATGGCCCGCGCGATGGAGCGCGAATCGGGTGACGAGTTCATCCTGACCGACCCGGTGTATCCGTACTACCCCGGCAAAACCAAGATGCTCGACGCAACTGCGCGGTTCGTCGCCACCGACGAGGACGGCACGCTCTCGCCCGATGCCGTCCGCGAGCAGGCCAGCGAGGACACCGCTGGAATCGTGGTAAATTCACCGAACAATCCGACGGGAGCGGTGTACGACGAGGAAACGATGCGCGAACTCGTCAGTATCGCCGAGGAGTACGACGCACTGCTCATCAGCGACGAGGTGTACGACCACTTCGATTTCTCGGGCACGTTCACCAGCGCGCTTTCGTTCGACTCCGACCACCGAATCGTCACGAACTCGTTTTCGAAAACCTTGGCAATCACCGGTTTTCGGGTCGGCTACGCCATCTTCCCGCCGGAACTCGTAGACGTGGCGAAAACCCGGCACATGCTGACCAACGTGGCGACGAGTCGCCCGGCGCAGTACGCCGTGCTCCACGCGCTCCGCGAAACGACGCCAGAGTACCACGAGGAGAATCGACAACTGTTGAAATCGCGGGTGGAGACGTTCACCAGCGCGCTGGACGCCGCGGGCGCGGACTACTCGCAACCGGACGGCGCGTTCTACGTCATGGCGCGATTTCCCGACTTCCCCGGCACGCTTTCGAACGTCGAGAAACTCATCGACGAGGCGGGCGTGGCTGGCATGCCCGGTGAAGCCTTCGGCTCGTCGCGCGACGACTGGGTTCGATTTGCGCTCGTCACGCCAGAAGTGGAGGCGGCCGCGGAGCGACTCGCGGATTATTTCGGATAG
- a CDS encoding nuclear transport factor 2 family protein has product MEPTVNPDAVRSYYDYIDAEAYEDVFSLFASDIVYARPGQPPLSGMAEFREFYLEGRPLEDGEHEIEQLIVGDDTVAVRGRFSGVQDGERVSFGFSDFHRFDSEGKITERTTYTDRDTV; this is encoded by the coding sequence ATGGAGCCAACTGTCAATCCGGATGCAGTGCGGTCGTACTACGACTACATCGACGCCGAAGCCTACGAGGACGTGTTTTCCCTGTTTGCGAGCGACATCGTGTACGCGCGTCCCGGCCAACCGCCGCTTTCCGGAATGGCCGAGTTCCGCGAGTTCTACCTCGAAGGCCGACCGCTCGAAGACGGTGAACACGAAATCGAGCAGTTGATTGTCGGCGACGACACGGTAGCCGTCCGCGGGCGATTCAGCGGCGTCCAAGACGGCGAGCGCGTTTCGTTCGGTTTTTCGGATTTTCACCGGTTCGATTCGGAGGGCAAGATAACGGAGCGCACGACCTACACCGACCGCGATACGGTCTAA
- a CDS encoding CinA family protein → MSTDTSPIEEQLGDALRNADATIATAESCTGGLIGSLLTDVSGSSDYFDRGFVTYSYDAKMEQLGVSREMLDKHGAVSEPVGQQMARGARDVSGTTWGLATTGIAGPTGGTPEKPVGTVFIGVAYTGEWGTGDSYATVERYEFGGSRGEIKEKIARQALADVLSELR, encoded by the coding sequence ATGAGCACCGACACCTCTCCAATCGAAGAACAACTCGGGGATGCCCTCAGGAATGCAGACGCGACCATTGCAACCGCCGAATCCTGTACGGGCGGCCTCATCGGGTCGCTGTTGACCGACGTGTCCGGGTCGAGTGACTACTTCGACCGCGGGTTCGTCACCTACTCCTACGACGCAAAAATGGAGCAACTCGGCGTCTCCCGCGAGATGCTGGACAAACACGGTGCCGTAAGCGAACCTGTGGGCCAACAGATGGCGCGCGGTGCGCGGGACGTTTCGGGGACGACGTGGGGACTCGCCACCACCGGAATCGCAGGGCCGACCGGTGGAACGCCGGAAAAACCAGTCGGCACCGTCTTTATTGGGGTTGCCTACACAGGCGAATGGGGTACCGGAGATAGCTACGCGACCGTCGAACGCTACGAGTTCGGCGGGTCGCGGGGAGAAATCAAGGAAAAAATCGCGCGACAGGCGCTTGCCGATGTTCTCTCCGAACTGAGATAA
- a CDS encoding metal-dependent hydrolase, with amino-acid sequence MNRKEHVLNAALLAIGLGYVLHPSGDTVTFYTIIEVGVPVILGALFPDVDTAFGKHRKTLHNLPVLGLFYVFPMVFGNLEYVWVGVLTHYVLDMLGSKRGLAWFYPYEKEFGAPFGVAVSSNHATSVTLLVTTFELVVAALLVHHQLVVDAGLTAVGM; translated from the coding sequence ATGAATCGGAAAGAACACGTCCTGAACGCCGCACTGCTGGCTATCGGACTCGGATACGTGCTTCATCCGTCCGGCGATACGGTCACGTTCTACACCATCATCGAAGTCGGGGTTCCGGTCATCCTCGGGGCACTCTTTCCCGACGTTGATACGGCCTTCGGCAAACACAGAAAGACGCTCCACAATCTTCCCGTTCTGGGGCTGTTCTACGTCTTCCCGATGGTGTTCGGCAACCTCGAATACGTTTGGGTAGGTGTCCTTACTCACTACGTGCTTGACATGCTCGGAAGCAAGCGCGGACTCGCGTGGTTTTACCCCTACGAGAAGGAGTTCGGCGCGCCGTTCGGCGTCGCCGTGAGTAGCAATCATGCGACGAGCGTCACGCTCCTCGTCACGACCTTCGAACTCGTGGTCGCGGCGCTGTTGGTTCACCACCAGTTAGTCGTGGACGCCGGTCTGACGGCTGTTGGAATGTAG
- a CDS encoding PHP-associated domain-containing protein — protein sequence MHVKVLDEQVVQRAKDRRLDALVYAPHFVRLPEIRRQAERFSDDELLIVPAREVFTGTWRNRKHVLAVGLTEPVPDFITLTGAMQELDRQGAAVLIPHPEFLNVGLSEADIRVHGDVIHAVETYNPKQLGRHNRRAKEIVEDTDKPAFGSSYAHLRRSVGEAWTTLDTHVKTAAELVERIRDGGLTRVVHRSGRSHELRRRAEFAHLGWENTWGKFNRLILSGMEATHPDRDEYDGRFDDVSVY from the coding sequence ATGCACGTGAAAGTGCTGGACGAGCAGGTCGTCCAACGGGCAAAAGACCGTCGTCTCGATGCATTAGTCTACGCGCCGCATTTCGTTCGGCTTCCGGAGATACGTCGCCAGGCGGAGCGGTTTTCGGACGATGAACTGCTCATCGTTCCGGCGCGGGAGGTGTTCACTGGGACGTGGCGCAACCGAAAACACGTCCTCGCGGTGGGACTCACCGAACCCGTTCCGGATTTCATCACGCTCACCGGAGCTATGCAGGAACTCGACCGGCAGGGTGCCGCCGTTCTGATTCCCCATCCTGAATTTCTCAACGTCGGCCTGTCGGAAGCGGACATCCGCGTTCACGGCGATGTCATCCACGCCGTCGAAACGTACAATCCGAAACAGCTTGGCCGACACAATCGCCGAGCAAAAGAAATCGTAGAAGACACCGACAAACCCGCATTCGGGTCGTCGTATGCACACCTCCGCCGGAGCGTCGGCGAGGCGTGGACGACACTCGACACGCACGTCAAAACTGCGGCAGAACTGGTGGAGCGAATCCGGGACGGCGGCCTCACTCGCGTCGTCCACCGAAGCGGGCGTTCGCACGAACTCCGCCGACGGGCCGAGTTCGCGCACCTCGGTTGGGAAAACACGTGGGGGAAATTCAACCGACTGATTCTCTCGGGGATGGAAGCGACCCATCCAGACCGCGACGAATACGACGGTCGATTCGACGACGTGAGCGTGTACTGA